The Oncorhynchus tshawytscha isolate Ot180627B linkage group LG12, Otsh_v2.0, whole genome shotgun sequence genome includes a window with the following:
- the LOC112262983 gene encoding immediate early response gene 5-like protein, with amino-acid sequence MFRCSPRIDSTLGRLLLFLRTDSFIFSLVSDKNSWTFLMMEECAIDAQNIISISLQKIHNSRTQRGGIKLHKNLLVTYVLANARDFYMSVEFAGMYSIQQNGEMRTVSDEKQDSFELTGNCDDIPGEFCCNYSGDSLDTYHCAAPQSAGYPAMVPEAHTQTVPVCPMAPVRHCDLNPAMVPEAHTQTVIACPMAPVRHCDSNLLDSEISWDYYSEPYTFKRDILISNTPNNQKTVLDLDTHVVTTVDYGYLHADYCLSFKQHGQCLQGSPKKRKIDSSYVSDSDYLSDFLPMSCKQIRSEDVYCCNSEQLDTNNISNLMSVLDSGFNELLNWQTDLEQVGLVNGQTNFCKQALACSGAWTRAIEAF; translated from the coding sequence ATGTTCAGATGTTCTCCACGAATTGATTCAACTCTAGGCAGATTATTGCTATTTTTACGCACAGATTCGTTTATTTTTTCACTAGTATCAGATAAAAACAGTTGGACATTTTTAATGATGGAGGAATGTGCCATTGACGCACAGAATATTATCTCAATTTCTTTGCAGAAAATTCATAACTCCAGGACGCAGAGAGGAGGTATCAAACTCCACAAGAACCTGCTAGTTACCTACGTCCTGGCGAACGCTAGAGACTTTTACATGAGCGTAGAGTTCGCAGGAATGTACAGCATACAGCAGAACGGGGAGATGAGGACAGTCTCTGATGAAAAGCAGGACTCATTTGAATTGACCGGGAACTGCGACGATATACCTGGTGAGTTTTGCTGCAACTACAGCGGGGATTCGTTGGACACTTACCACTGTGCAGCACCACAGTCGGCTGGTTACCCAGCAATGGTGCCCGAAGCGCACACCCAAACGGTACCTGTCTGTCCCATGGCTCCTGTGCGTCATTGTGATTTGAACCCAGCAATGGTGCCCGAAGCGCACACCCAGACGGTAATTGCCTGTCCCATGGCTCCTGTGCGTCATTGTGACTCCAACCTGTTGGACTCGGAAATCAGCTGGGACTATTATTCCGAACCTTACACATTCAAACGGGACATTCTTATTTCAAACACACCCAACAATCAAAAGACTGTATTGGACTTGGACACACATGTAGTGACTACTGTCGATTATGGATATCTCCACGCAGACTACTGCTTGTCTTTTAAACAACATGGTCAGTGCCTGCAAGGTTCACCTAAGAAACGAAAAATTGACTCAAGTTATGTTTCTGATTCCGATTATCTGTCTGACTTTTTGCCCATGTCATGCAAACAGATTCGGTCTGAGGACGTGTATTGTTGTAATTCCGAACAGCTGGACACAAataacatctccaatctcatgtCAGTGTTAGACTCGGGGTTTAATGAGCTGTTGAACTGGCAAACGGACTTGGAACAAGTAGGCCTAGTTAATGGACAAACAAACTTTTGCAAACAAGCATTGGCGTGCAGCGGTGCATGGACGAGAGCAATTGAAGCTTTTTGA